Genomic segment of Desulfovibrio litoralis DSM 11393:
AAGTTTATCCGCTTTTAACTAAAGAAGAATATTACTCTCAAACAAAATATGGTTTTTGTCGAGGAAACGAAGCCGTGGCGTATGTTGAAAAAATACGCTATTATATTTATGTGTTAAACGGAATGGTCTCAATCTCTCGGTCTGAATTGCAAAACTTTGCACTGAACTAAAGGCTCTTTGTCGTTGCTTTCCGAGCTTTCGCTGTCTTTTTGCTTTGTGTTTTTTCTATCAAAACCGGCTAAAAAATTGACATCTTCCGCCATATCTTTATCTTTCCGATGTAACGTCGCAAGATTATAGTTAAAAAGCTGATTCTTCATGTGTAAAGCTTGGATCATGCCTAAAGCCAAAGCTTGTTCCTCCCAACGTTTGGTCGGTTCAAAGTCTTCAACTTTTTCTGCAAGCTCCTGCCACAAGTTCATTAACGAAGCTTCGTCAAGTGAATTTAGCTGAGCCGCCATTTTTAATAACATACGTTCCATATTTTATCCTTTTAAACCCTGTTTAAGACCATTTCACAACTTCGTTTTGCATGCTTTTTTATCGTTTTATGCTCTGCATGTACATAGCATAAAACGTTTTAAGCCCCAAAACCAATAATTTTACAGGAAAAATAAATTTCCCCTTTATTTCGATCCCAAAGTCCACAGACAGGCAAAGCCAGTCTAGTGGCTTATTATTTCGTGTTTTTTGGAGTGCCTTTATAAAGGAAACCATGTTTGCTTAATATAATAGTTATACGACAAAATTCTTTTAGCTTCAAATGAAAATTGCTCATTCATTAAGTTTATGTTACACTCTGAACAATTAAAACATTTTTCAGATAATGCTTTAATTTTTAAGTCATATTCAGATTACAAATGAACCGGAGTAAAACCAAAAATGAAAAGCACAACGCCTTTAACCAATCCTGCAAATCTTAAAGATATGTATAAAAAGTTACAGGAAGACCCGTTCCCATCTGATTTAACAATAAGTCTCGGAGAACAAACCTTAAAATATCGTAAACGTACTTGGAATATTGACAACGAAGAAAAAGGGTTGCGCTATGGGGAAAACCCGGATCAACCGGCTGCGTTATACGAACTTGTCGAAGGTTCTTTTAATGCCGGTGGAATAGAATTTCGCAAGGCCGGAATGGGCTTGTGTTCTGCATTAACCGAAGCCCAAATGCTTCAAGCCGGAAAACACCCGGGAAAAACCAACTTAACCGACGTTGATAACGGAGCAAATATTTTACAATATCTCCATGAACGTCCCGCCGCTTTAATTTTAAAACACAACAACCCCTGCGGAGCCGCTTGGAGCAATGACTCATTGGAAGATGCCCTTGAAAAGGCTTACCTCGGCGATAGAATAGCCGCTTTTGGCGGAGCAGTTATCGTTAACCGTCCGCTTAATAAAGAAAGTGCCGAATTAATAAATTCCGCTTATTACGAAGTTGTTGCCGCTCCTGAGTTTGAAGAAGGTAGTTTAGAAATTTTAAAAGCCCGCAAAAACCTGCGTATTATTAAAATCCCTCGTTTAGGCGAACTTCAAACTTATAACACAACTCCGTTTTTAGATATAAAATCTTTGTGCGACGGTGGTTTGATTATTCAAAAATCTTTCTTAAACCGTATTCGTAGCGTAGTCGACTTCCTGCCTGCCACTGCGGAAAAAGACGGAGTCAGCGTTTCGGCACGCAAACCCACAACCAAAGAAGCCGAAGATTTATTTTTTGCTTGGGCGGTTGAAGCGGGAGTAAGTTCTAACTCGGTTATTTTCGCTAAAGATGGTGCAACCGTCTCAATAGGAACAGGAGAACAAGACAGAATAGGCTGTATAGAAATAGCCGCCCACAAAGCCTATACTAAATATGCAGACTTACTATCATTTAACGAACATCGCCTTTCTATTTACGAACTTAAACGAAAAGCTTTAAGCGAGCCTAACTATGCGGCAATTTTAGCCGATATTCAAACAAGAACAAACGAAGCCAGAGGCGGACTGATTGGCTCATCAATGGTTTCTGACGGATTTTTTCCTTTTAGAGACGGAGTAGACGCCGCCACAGCCGAGGGAGTAACCGCAATAGCCCAACCCGGCGGTTCTTTAAGAGACTTTGAAGTAATCGAAGCCGTAAACGAAGTTAGCCCCCAAGTTGCTATGGTCTTTACCGGTCAGCGTTCGTTCAAACACTAGTTCAGCTTTTTTAAACTTTCACCATATAACCCAAAAATAAATTTAGATTGCGGAGTTTTTCATGCACGATCTCATGATGCGTACTCGTATTGCTCAGGCTTTGGAACTGCCTGAGCCTCAAAAAGATATAAAAATTTCAGGTTGGGTAAGAACCCGCCGAGATGCCAAAGGCTTTTCTTTTATTGAACTCAACGATGGTTCTTGTTTAAACAATATTCAAGTTATAGTCGATGAAAACACCCCCGCCTTTAGCTCTCTTGACAAAGTCGGAACCGGAGCAAGCCTTGAAGTTGTTGGAGAATTGGTCTTATCACCCGGAAAAGGTCAGCGCTATGAAGTTAAAGCACAAACCTTAAAAGTATTTGGCGAGGCTGATCCTGAAACTTTTCCTTTGCAAAAAAAACGTCATTCCGACGAGTTTTTACGCACAATCGCCCATCTGCGTCCGAGAACCAATAAATATGGAGCTGCCTTTAGAGTACGCTCAGAAGCCGCCTTTGCCGTACATGAATTTTTCCGTGAGCGTGGATATTTTCATGTGCATACCCCTATTTTAACAGGGTCTGACTGTGAAGGTGCGGGCGAAATGTTTAGAGTAACGACTCTTCCCACTAACGAAATTCCTCAAAACAAAGAGAACCCTTTTGAAAACGATTTTTTTGGATGTGAAGCAAACCTAACCGTATCAGGACAACTCGAAGCCGAAACTCTCGCTATGGGGCTTGGACAAGTATATACTTTCGGACCAACCTTTAGAGCGGAAAATTCAAACACCCACAGACACGCCGCAGAATTTTGGATGATAGAACCTGAGGCTGCCTTTGCTACTTTAGACGATATGATGACGCTTGGCGAAGATATTACTCGTACTGTTTTAGATCGTATCATGACCAGGCTGCCCAATGAAATGGAACTTTTTGACAAGTTTGTTGAACCCGGTCTACTTGAACATTTAAAACATATTGTTCAAAGCGATTTCGTCAAACTCCCATACAGTGAAGCTATTGAAATTCTTAGCAAAACAAAAGCTAAGTTTGAATATCCCGTAAGTTACGGGCTTGACCTTCAAACTGAACATGAACGCTATTTAACAGAACAACACTTTAAAAAACCTGTTATTGTTTATGATTATCCGAAACAAATTAAGGCGTTTTACATGCGTCTTAACGACGACCAACAAACAGTAGCGGCGATGGATTTATTAGTCCCTCGTATAGGTGAACTTATTGGTGGAAGTCAAAGAGAAGAACGTCTTGATATTTTAACCAAACGTATTCAAGATCTTGGACAAGACCCTGAAAATTATTGGTGGTATTTAGATTTAAGACGTTTCGGTTCTGTTCCACATGCCGGTTTTGGATTAGGTTTTGAGCGTTTGCTTATGTTAATTACGGGAATAAATAATATCAGAGACGTTATTCCTTTTCCTCGTACTCCAAACAATCTTGAATTTTAAAATAAAACTCATCACAAAAAAGACCTTTGAAACTACTTGCTTCAAAGGTCTTTTTGTCTACTTTAAAAATGAAATTATTTGAAACTATTTTGCAATAATCTTTATTTAGCAATCATAGCTCTTAAGGTTTCGGCACAATCTTCGGCACTATGGCTTATCGTATCCATACTGCTGATAAAATTCATCAACTGGTAAATTGATTTAAAATCCATAACTTCAGAGTTATAGACTTTATAAGTTATTTTATGGCGTTGTTGATTAACTATTTTATGTTGTTTTCTAACATTTCTGCATGATTGCTTGGTTGTTTCACGATCAATATCATCACCATTAATGAAATCAACTGTTTGCGTTAAAGCGATTTTAAGTAGCTGAACGTTTTGGTAAACTTCGGCGATATAATAAATCAAGTCTTTTTGCAAATCTTCGGGAATAACAAATTGACGCATAGAGAGCCAGTGTAAGGCTCGTTGTCCTTCGTTTAAAATATCGTCCTGATGTCTTGTATAAGAAAAGATAAGGGTTCTATCAACAGGCATCATTAACCAAGCCGGAAGGTGATTACGTACATTACGTTTAATCTTATCTGCTTGTTCTTCGAGAAGATTAAGCTCTTCTTGCAATCTGCGAAACTCTCGACATTCTCCGTTAGTATCACTTAAAATATAACATTCCAATGATTCTTCGACAAGCTTCATTCCTTTTTCAATACACTCATAGTGTTTCATAAGCCCAAGCATAGGGGAACGCGGAGACAGTAATCCAAACAAAGGAAGGCGAATCATTATAAATACTCCTTAAGATCATTATTATTAAGAATAAAAATATTTAACCTACTACAAAAATAACAACCTTAATATGTAAAAAATTACGATAGATGTAAAGGCTGCAATCGGCAAAGTTAAAAGCCAATAAAGAACTATCTTTCCTAAAACTCTAAAATCAACAGCAGCAAACCCCCGAGCCAAACCAACCCCCACAACGGAACCAACCGCCGCATGAGTCGTAGAAACAGGCAGACCTAAGTTAGACGCCATTAATACCGTGGTTGCCGAGCTAAATGCTACGGCGAACCCTCGCGTATTATTCATTTTTGTAATCTTTTCGCCAACCGTTGACATAACTTTATACCCAAGCAAAACAATACCCAAAGCGATGCCGACTCCACCCATCAATAAAAGCCAAGTTGGAACATCAACTTTTGCCCCTAAACTTCCGGTAGTCGCAATTACATAAATCGCCGCAACAGGAGCAACCGCATTGGCAACATCATTTGCTCCCTGAGAAACGGCAACATAACAAGCTGTTCCCATCTGCATACGCCTGAATAACGATTCAACAATGGCGTGTTTGCTTCGTTCAGGGCTTGATCTTTTGGGCATGGTTTTATCTAAATAGTAAGAAGAAACCAAAATAGTTATACCCATACTCACTATAAAAATAATAATACCATGAAAAAGACCAAGATGAAGAGATTTTCCGTAAGGCGTTTTATAACAAAAAGACAATACAACCAAAGTAACAGTTAAACCCACCCACCAAGGAGCCCAAAAGCGAGCTTTAGCGAGAACTTCTTTACTATATAAAATACTGCGGCGTATTTGTGAAAAAACTAAAAATGCAATTAATGCCCCAAAAAAAGGTGATACTACCCAAGATAATATCACATAAGTAATGGTTTTCCACTGAATAGCGTCAACACCACCGGCAACAATTCCAAAACCGATAATGCTTCCAATAATAGAGTGTGTCGACGAAACAGGCAAACCCGTAAAAGTCGCAACAAGCACCCATAATCCGGCAGAGAGCAAAGACGCCAACATACCGATCATGATAATTTTTGCATCAGGAATCATTCCGGCATGGATAATACCGTTAGAAATAGTTGAAGTAACATGAGAACCTAAAAAAACCGCACCGACAATATTTAAAACACTTGCTATTACAACGGCTTGACGAACGGTAATTGCTTTAGCACCAACGGCAGACGCCATAGAATTGGCAACATCATTCGCTCCGAGACTAAACGCCATCAAGAACCCGGCAAAGCCGGCAAAAGATAAAAATAATAGAGCAAAACTATCCATGCATACCCCAAATATTGAGAATGTTAAGATAAAAGAACTTAAACATTAATATTATTACAAAGTTATTTTCAATCGAATAAGTACGGAAAAAAGTCAAAATTCCGCCTTAAAATATTACTGCACAACAAAACGCAAAAACAAAAAAACTGTTGTCTTGAATTGATTTGAGTTGTGCTTTAAAAACCTTAAAAAGTCAAATAAATGATTGGCCTTATCAGACAAGACAAAAAAGAATAGCGTGTATAAAAAATGCTATTTACCTATACAAAAATCTCCAAAAACTTTTTCCAAGACCTCGTCTAAGTCTGTTTTTCCGATAATTTCTTCTAACTTATCTAAAATAATATCAATTCTTACACTTAAAATTTCTATTGGCATCTTATTTTCCAAGTCTAAATCAAATAGATTTAACTCTTCCAATGCCGCTTGAATAAGCTTGTTTTGTCTTAGATTTGGGGCTAAATCAGAGTTTTGTTCAAAGCTTTTTCCAAGCTCCATCTTTAACAACAGCTTTTCATGTAAAACATCTAAGAGCGTATCTATCCCTTCTGATTTTTTTGCAGAAATATATATCTTTGTGTTGCAAGCATCATAAACTATAGACCGACTTGTATCAAGTAAATCTTGTTTATTTAAAACTAAAATATGATCGGGGTGTGTTAAAAGCAGTTCTTTTTCTTCTTCACTTAAATCAAAACATGCATCTTTGACAAACAAGACATAATCCGCTTGGCTCAAAAGTTCTCGACTAAATTCAACGCCATCGGCTTCAACCAAATCATCGGTCTGACGCAAGCCCGCCGTATCAACAAGACGCACATTTAATCCATTAAGATTAATACTTTCTTCGATATAATCACGAGTAGTTCCCGGAATATCATGCACCAAAGAACGTCTGCGTCCAAGCATTGCATTCATCAGGCTTGATTTACCGGC
This window contains:
- a CDS encoding IMP cyclohydrolase, giving the protein MKSTTPLTNPANLKDMYKKLQEDPFPSDLTISLGEQTLKYRKRTWNIDNEEKGLRYGENPDQPAALYELVEGSFNAGGIEFRKAGMGLCSALTEAQMLQAGKHPGKTNLTDVDNGANILQYLHERPAALILKHNNPCGAAWSNDSLEDALEKAYLGDRIAAFGGAVIVNRPLNKESAELINSAYYEVVAAPEFEEGSLEILKARKNLRIIKIPRLGELQTYNTTPFLDIKSLCDGGLIIQKSFLNRIRSVVDFLPATAEKDGVSVSARKPTTKEAEDLFFAWAVEAGVSSNSVIFAKDGATVSIGTGEQDRIGCIEIAAHKAYTKYADLLSFNEHRLSIYELKRKALSEPNYAAILADIQTRTNEARGGLIGSSMVSDGFFPFRDGVDAATAEGVTAIAQPGGSLRDFEVIEAVNEVSPQVAMVFTGQRSFKH
- a CDS encoding inorganic phosphate transporter, whose amino-acid sequence is MDSFALLFLSFAGFAGFLMAFSLGANDVANSMASAVGAKAITVRQAVVIASVLNIVGAVFLGSHVTSTISNGIIHAGMIPDAKIIMIGMLASLLSAGLWVLVATFTGLPVSSTHSIIGSIIGFGIVAGGVDAIQWKTITYVILSWVVSPFFGALIAFLVFSQIRRSILYSKEVLAKARFWAPWWVGLTVTLVVLSFCYKTPYGKSLHLGLFHGIIIFIVSMGITILVSSYYLDKTMPKRSSPERSKHAIVESLFRRMQMGTACYVAVSQGANDVANAVAPVAAIYVIATTGSLGAKVDVPTWLLLMGGVGIALGIVLLGYKVMSTVGEKITKMNNTRGFAVAFSSATTVLMASNLGLPVSTTHAAVGSVVGVGLARGFAAVDFRVLGKIVLYWLLTLPIAAFTSIVIFYILRLLFL
- the asnS gene encoding asparagine--tRNA ligase — its product is MMRTRIAQALELPEPQKDIKISGWVRTRRDAKGFSFIELNDGSCLNNIQVIVDENTPAFSSLDKVGTGASLEVVGELVLSPGKGQRYEVKAQTLKVFGEADPETFPLQKKRHSDEFLRTIAHLRPRTNKYGAAFRVRSEAAFAVHEFFRERGYFHVHTPILTGSDCEGAGEMFRVTTLPTNEIPQNKENPFENDFFGCEANLTVSGQLEAETLAMGLGQVYTFGPTFRAENSNTHRHAAEFWMIEPEAAFATLDDMMTLGEDITRTVLDRIMTRLPNEMELFDKFVEPGLLEHLKHIVQSDFVKLPYSEAIEILSKTKAKFEYPVSYGLDLQTEHERYLTEQHFKKPVIVYDYPKQIKAFYMRLNDDQQTVAAMDLLVPRIGELIGGSQREERLDILTKRIQDLGQDPENYWWYLDLRRFGSVPHAGFGLGFERLLMLITGINNIRDVIPFPRTPNNLEF
- a CDS encoding DUF47 domain-containing protein; translated protein: MIRLPLFGLLSPRSPMLGLMKHYECIEKGMKLVEESLECYILSDTNGECREFRRLQEELNLLEEQADKIKRNVRNHLPAWLMMPVDRTLIFSYTRHQDDILNEGQRALHWLSMRQFVIPEDLQKDLIYYIAEVYQNVQLLKIALTQTVDFINGDDIDRETTKQSCRNVRKQHKIVNQQRHKITYKVYNSEVMDFKSIYQLMNFISSMDTISHSAEDCAETLRAMIAK